Proteins found in one Enterococcus sp. 9D6_DIV0238 genomic segment:
- a CDS encoding SpaA isopeptide-forming pilin-related protein, with translation MSFILMTSLSAKNKLQAQEIKATRAITDNIFQSVKIIVPAEKNRVMKQEDYLKNNSEVKVTMNFKFTNKDYKVGDTFETTLPQGFTYSAVIEGELSDTAVYKIDPTTRKLTLTMVKDVQSAEYNLDLVTRINFDTSLNSKQEMPFETQTPTIYIFHLYVKDSSQYLYGKTFDKEDNEVSLMPDWGGKFPEMNVNYMHVDLSQNMLQVDWGQKLLPSYWTDGYVNTTHDLNSYKFYTYETTINGDRIGEKKELKIGEDFTVVPKTAGSAQLKFNERFHEALEVSGGEVTFDYTGFNPISNGKTGSVSMAISFWIYQGETTSNFLSLSRYYLNFRVVELGYLGLGTIIYDANVKDNERIVKTPIYINGTNQSLKKGDSFTLTNEGDPALVAIDTKLAQEYKVTFNANGSIVEGTKKGISNWEITSDVFGQITLTYLGEDTTDTFGLDIYVGMDETVKNPYNSRFVLSGNGYQTSGGTTFKGQDNNVKTGTFNTDKSVINWTATVNSLYQEVTKITDTFGNGVKAGTLNNLKITSVPFGKSLIQKELVEGTDYELVTKPDSFEIKFLKTIKEKLTITYSTEVDLLTVDKLYSRATNTITPKLKFASSDEKEFPTVGYAYVPSYLITNAPFLLSKNNSNSMTELLKEQPVNQVKLLINPGGAKVSNNEIVANFKSLDVTILDGKFSVNTVKQFSTTDYNNLLLGEELSSDNEEYPELKIEDGQLVIKNKKLTKPIIVSFTFAKNNYYNVAGDAVKLSQTNENTDPVNQTSWLYFNNRLPASFTFATSQSYANIAEATLTIKKNNGFALIKGTQVTIASMVPANEMRELPSLREVTDGGGNPLPASTVSIGGGGYSNWYVNINDDQLKNGLIVKTTWSFNTSGTKNYSGGGATHPFTNYNNNVTTQGYMSNYWSGKFDIDNSGAGGGGNLILKDMTINTVDSVTNKPVAGATYEVIDKNGKLVDTVTTNANGQIVLKDYVVTNYTLKEIKAPDGYLSNEEYGEPGKEIVLSPTQENKLTIPYVKEGKIVVHFTYQDGTDIETVTPITIAGGNGSTIDLKEQKEVKEQLAKMNTESADYRFLNFDQGKVTGTEEAAVFPYDSEAVYYKYEGLLTLTVPDLLTFETGFVSPFEQVLAYDSTDDFEVALRDNRQITSSGSTSAAKTRGNIRLNAFLSKEFTTAGNKVLKDARLIYQNGTNNIILNGTGGELVNNKQDTNDKAKKEFNFILDKAENKNQGFKLEVPAKGTLAEEYTGEVTWEIIQEP, from the coding sequence ATGAGCTTTATTTTAATGACCTCCTTAAGTGCAAAAAATAAGCTTCAAGCACAAGAAATAAAAGCAACAAGAGCAATCACAGACAATATTTTTCAAAGTGTCAAAATCATCGTTCCAGCAGAAAAAAACCGAGTGATGAAACAAGAAGACTACCTGAAAAATAATTCAGAAGTAAAAGTAACGATGAATTTCAAGTTCACCAATAAGGATTATAAAGTCGGTGATACATTTGAAACTACATTACCGCAAGGATTTACTTATTCAGCGGTAATTGAAGGTGAATTAAGTGATACGGCGGTATACAAGATCGATCCAACGACCAGAAAACTGACATTGACTATGGTCAAAGACGTACAGTCAGCTGAATATAATTTAGATTTAGTGACACGGATCAATTTTGATACCTCGCTAAATTCAAAACAAGAGATGCCCTTTGAAACACAAACACCAACAATTTATATCTTTCATCTCTATGTGAAAGATAGCAGTCAATATTTATATGGTAAGACATTCGATAAAGAAGACAATGAGGTCAGCCTGATGCCTGATTGGGGCGGTAAATTTCCTGAAATGAATGTCAATTATATGCATGTCGATTTATCTCAAAATATGCTTCAGGTAGACTGGGGTCAAAAATTGCTCCCAAGTTACTGGACGGATGGCTATGTCAATACGACACATGACCTTAATTCTTACAAATTTTACACGTATGAAACAACGATCAATGGGGATCGAATCGGCGAGAAAAAGGAACTAAAGATCGGTGAAGATTTTACTGTTGTCCCTAAAACAGCTGGTTCTGCTCAGTTGAAGTTCAACGAACGCTTTCATGAAGCACTAGAAGTATCTGGAGGTGAAGTGACCTTTGACTATACTGGCTTCAACCCGATTTCAAACGGGAAAACAGGCTCTGTTTCAATGGCAATCTCTTTTTGGATCTATCAAGGAGAAACAACAAGCAATTTTCTTTCTCTAAGTAGATACTATTTAAACTTTAGAGTCGTTGAATTAGGCTATCTGGGCTTAGGAACGATCATCTATGACGCAAATGTCAAAGATAATGAACGAATCGTTAAAACACCGATCTATATCAATGGAACCAATCAATCGTTGAAAAAAGGGGACAGCTTTACCTTGACGAATGAAGGTGATCCGGCATTAGTGGCAATTGACACCAAGTTAGCTCAAGAGTATAAGGTAACATTCAATGCGAATGGGTCGATCGTTGAAGGGACTAAAAAGGGGATCAGTAACTGGGAAATCACTAGTGATGTCTTTGGGCAAATCACATTGACGTATTTAGGTGAAGATACAACAGATACATTTGGATTAGATATTTATGTGGGGATGGACGAAACAGTAAAGAATCCTTACAATAGTCGCTTTGTTCTTTCAGGAAATGGTTATCAAACTAGTGGAGGAACAACATTTAAAGGCCAAGACAATAATGTAAAAACAGGAACCTTCAATACAGATAAAAGTGTGATCAATTGGACTGCAACCGTCAATTCTCTGTATCAAGAAGTCACTAAAATCACAGATACTTTTGGAAATGGCGTTAAAGCTGGAACACTAAACAATCTGAAGATCACCTCTGTTCCCTTTGGGAAAAGTCTGATACAAAAAGAGTTAGTCGAAGGAACCGACTATGAGTTAGTGACTAAACCAGATTCTTTTGAGATCAAATTTTTGAAAACGATCAAAGAAAAATTGACGATTACTTACAGTACGGAAGTCGATTTACTGACGGTGGATAAATTGTACTCACGTGCAACGAACACGATCACTCCAAAGCTTAAATTTGCTTCTTCAGATGAAAAAGAATTTCCTACAGTAGGTTATGCGTATGTACCAAGCTATCTTATTACAAATGCGCCATTTTTGCTTAGTAAAAATAATTCAAATTCAATGACAGAACTCTTAAAAGAACAACCAGTAAATCAAGTGAAGCTATTGATCAATCCTGGAGGAGCCAAAGTGTCTAATAATGAGATAGTAGCCAATTTTAAAAGCTTGGACGTAACTATTTTAGATGGAAAATTTTCGGTCAATACCGTGAAACAATTTTCTACGACTGACTATAACAACTTACTATTGGGAGAAGAGCTTTCTTCTGACAATGAAGAGTATCCAGAGTTGAAAATAGAGGACGGCCAACTGGTTATAAAAAATAAAAAATTGACGAAACCGATCATTGTTAGTTTTACTTTTGCTAAAAATAACTACTATAATGTTGCTGGTGATGCTGTAAAACTTTCCCAAACAAATGAAAATACTGATCCTGTCAATCAAACATCATGGCTGTATTTCAATAATCGACTGCCGGCTAGCTTTACCTTTGCTACGAGCCAATCTTATGCAAATATTGCAGAAGCAACATTGACGATCAAAAAAAATAATGGGTTTGCTTTGATAAAAGGAACACAAGTCACAATTGCCTCGATGGTACCGGCAAATGAAATGAGGGAATTGCCGAGTCTGAGAGAAGTCACTGATGGAGGTGGCAATCCTCTGCCAGCATCGACAGTTTCAATAGGCGGAGGCGGTTATTCTAATTGGTATGTAAACATCAACGATGACCAACTTAAAAACGGATTGATCGTAAAAACGACATGGAGTTTCAATACGAGTGGAACCAAAAACTATTCTGGTGGAGGAGCTACACATCCATTTACGAACTATAATAATAATGTTACGACACAAGGTTATATGTCAAACTACTGGTCAGGAAAATTCGATATCGATAACTCTGGTGCTGGCGGCGGTGGAAATCTGATTTTGAAGGATATGACGATCAATACAGTTGACTCTGTCACGAACAAGCCGGTCGCAGGTGCGACTTATGAAGTCATCGATAAGAATGGCAAGCTTGTAGATACGGTCACGACGAACGCTAATGGTCAAATCGTTTTAAAAGACTATGTCGTAACGAATTATACATTGAAAGAAATCAAAGCACCGGACGGTTATTTATCAAATGAAGAATACGGCGAGCCTGGAAAAGAGATCGTCCTGTCACCGACACAGGAAAACAAATTGACGATTCCCTACGTCAAAGAAGGTAAAATCGTGGTTCATTTTACGTATCAGGATGGGACGGATATCGAAACGGTCACGCCGATAACGATTGCAGGCGGTAATGGTTCAACGATCGATTTAAAAGAACAAAAAGAAGTGAAAGAGCAGCTGGCAAAAATGAATACAGAAAGTGCAGATTATCGTTTCTTGAATTTTGATCAAGGAAAAGTCACAGGAACAGAAGAAGCAGCTGTATTTCCTTATGACAGTGAAGCGGTCTACTATAAATATGAAGGACTGCTGACTTTGACAGTTCCTGATTTATTGACCTTTGAAACAGGATTCGTTTCGCCGTTTGAACAGGTACTTGCCTATGATAGTACAGATGATTTTGAAGTAGCGTTAAGAGATAATCGGCAAATCACTAGTAGCGGGTCGACCAGTGCAGCTAAGACTAGAGGGAATATTCGGTTGAACGCGTTCTTATCAAAAGAATTTACGACAGCTGGAAATAAAGTGTTGAAAGATGCACGACTGATTTATCAAAACGGTACAAACAATATCATCTTGAACGGTACCGGTGGTGAACTGGTGAATAACAAGCAAGACACTAACGATAAAGCGAAAAAAGAGTTCAATTTTATCTTAGATAAAGCTGAAAATAAGAATCAAGGATTTAAATTGGAGGTTCCGGCGAAAGGAACATTAGCTGAAGAATACACAGGTGAAGTGACCTGGGAAATCATTCAAGAACCATAG
- a CDS encoding DUF916 and DUF3324 domain-containing protein, translating to MRVKNQSAYLFFQVMFFLSLTFLVSFSPAYGAEVPISVKAILPDNQIAKDAGYYDLKVKQGEKQELSFQLYNQGEKDATVNIEINPAYTGDGGSFVYTEDDTNKDSSLKFPLSSIAASEQTVSIPAKGTTVTKVKLEIPEEPFEGLILGAIRVTSADTKEQETGESKQGFNISNNFAYSVAIQLRESDDLPKSELKIKKVFASQVAGRNTVKINLQNPTATIIDNVSYEASVSKKGDSTPLHEIKVKGYRVAPNTNYNIPISWENQPFAAGTYTAKVKAKSEDTGQEWTFDQEFVISAKEARELNEQAVDLEKDYLLYVIIGAAAFVLLVIILIIVLVILSKKKKKRKAAAKRARQKKRKKGKEHDKRPTNDKRKQRPTNGAASGKSGRAKRK from the coding sequence ATGAGAGTAAAAAACCAATCAGCGTACTTGTTTTTTCAAGTCATGTTTTTTTTAAGCCTGACTTTTCTAGTGTCGTTTTCTCCAGCATATGGAGCAGAAGTGCCGATTTCCGTTAAAGCGATTTTACCGGACAACCAGATCGCCAAAGATGCAGGTTACTATGATTTGAAAGTCAAACAAGGAGAAAAGCAAGAGCTTTCTTTTCAACTGTATAACCAAGGAGAAAAAGATGCAACAGTCAACATAGAGATCAATCCTGCTTACACTGGAGATGGGGGTTCATTTGTTTATACAGAGGATGATACAAACAAAGATTCTTCCCTAAAATTTCCCCTATCCAGTATTGCTGCATCAGAGCAGACGGTCAGTATTCCGGCAAAGGGCACGACTGTGACAAAAGTGAAGCTGGAAATTCCTGAGGAGCCTTTTGAAGGGTTGATTCTTGGAGCGATTCGTGTCACCAGCGCAGATACGAAGGAACAGGAAACGGGCGAGTCAAAACAGGGGTTTAATATCTCGAATAATTTTGCCTATTCAGTCGCAATTCAGTTAAGGGAATCTGATGATCTGCCCAAATCAGAGCTGAAGATCAAGAAAGTATTTGCCTCTCAAGTTGCTGGACGTAATACAGTCAAAATCAATTTACAAAATCCAACAGCGACGATCATCGACAACGTATCTTATGAAGCCTCTGTCAGTAAAAAAGGCGACAGCACGCCACTTCATGAAATAAAAGTGAAAGGCTATCGCGTTGCGCCGAACACCAATTATAATATCCCGATAAGTTGGGAAAATCAGCCGTTTGCGGCTGGCACATATACCGCTAAGGTAAAAGCGAAATCAGAAGATACAGGACAAGAGTGGACATTTGATCAAGAATTTGTGATCAGTGCTAAAGAAGCAAGAGAGTTAAATGAGCAAGCAGTTGATTTAGAAAAAGACTATTTACTATATGTGATCATCGGTGCTGCAGCATTTGTTTTATTAGTGATCATTTTGATCATCGTCTTGGTCATCTTATCTAAGAAAAAGAAAAAACGTAAGGCAGCAGCAAAACGGGCACGACAAAAAAAGCGTAAAAAAGGAAAAGAACATGACAAACGACCAACCAATGACAAACGAAAACAACGACCAACAAATGGAGCCGCTTCTGGAAAATCAGGAAGAGCTAAACGAAAATAA
- a CDS encoding WxL domain-containing protein, translating to MKTTKILGLSLIAVGVLGFSVSASAETGAVKTDGKASFVPQSGDINTIKPGTDEKIDMVDGNNERVTVENVQLMHVPDFDFGNNETSVDTKNYDAIYEHYQKSGDTTKYSIPHFVQVGDVSGVQGTAWTVTVEQDSLFKETGGHSLKASRINVYNQTLTNNVQTSVADVVTGLTIPSDSAVQIPVKGSDTTGAIAVLTSKAGKTDQTTTNGTISSVVFQKEYDESNYGKTDSPALTDKNADVKLNVPQSDGVQAKSYSAKLNWTLTVEP from the coding sequence ATGAAAACAACTAAAATTTTAGGTCTAAGTTTAATTGCGGTGGGAGTGTTGGGCTTTTCAGTATCAGCTTCTGCAGAAACTGGCGCCGTAAAAACAGATGGGAAAGCATCATTTGTTCCCCAATCAGGAGATATCAATACGATCAAACCGGGAACTGACGAAAAAATCGATATGGTTGATGGGAATAATGAACGTGTAACGGTAGAGAATGTTCAACTAATGCACGTACCAGATTTTGATTTTGGAAACAATGAAACAAGCGTCGATACAAAAAATTATGATGCGATTTATGAGCATTACCAAAAATCAGGAGATACTACTAAATATTCCATCCCGCATTTTGTTCAAGTCGGTGACGTTTCAGGGGTTCAAGGAACAGCATGGACAGTCACAGTAGAACAAGATTCATTATTTAAAGAAACTGGAGGCCATTCCTTGAAAGCTTCTAGAATCAATGTTTATAACCAAACATTGACAAATAATGTCCAAACAAGTGTGGCGGATGTTGTGACAGGGTTGACGATTCCAAGTGATTCTGCAGTCCAAATTCCTGTAAAAGGGTCAGATACAACTGGAGCAATCGCGGTATTGACATCAAAGGCTGGTAAAACTGACCAAACCACAACAAATGGAACGATCAGTTCTGTTGTTTTCCAAAAAGAGTATGACGAGTCAAATTACGGCAAGACAGATTCGCCAGCGCTAACGGATAAAAATGCGGATGTCAAACTGAATGTTCCGCAAAGCGATGGGGTACAAGCGAAGTCTTACAGCGCTAAACTAAACTGGACATTAACAGTAGAACCATAA
- a CDS encoding WxL domain-containing protein: MKNKVIASLLLSGLVLSCSATGVYAEESTAKTKAETEFTAGDRPDPSKPEEGPKDPSPLDPDPDPEDPSKPKPLPEVSNVYVTHLPDISFGSNKTNLKTTEYEALTEKRTRNQGAEAFYMPHSVQVADLSGNSATKWKLSVHQDDIFKTKDSTPQKLTNTRIRIYGNTLTSTAYAASDLTDKVAGVAMDTTDEFGSFSTIPVVGDTQGELVVLENKTEGFTLNSYTSSVFADSYTEENYDSAKTPSAERYEGIKLNVPASDQSQAKAYSTNLTWTLTVEP; this comes from the coding sequence ATGAAAAACAAAGTAATCGCAAGCTTATTATTGAGCGGGCTCGTTTTGAGCTGCTCAGCCACAGGCGTTTATGCAGAAGAAAGCACAGCAAAAACAAAAGCTGAAACAGAATTTACTGCAGGAGATCGTCCTGATCCATCAAAACCAGAGGAAGGGCCTAAAGACCCAAGTCCGCTGGATCCAGATCCGGATCCGGAAGATCCATCAAAGCCTAAGCCACTGCCTGAAGTAAGCAATGTTTATGTGACTCATTTACCAGATATTTCATTTGGTTCAAATAAAACGAATTTAAAAACAACAGAATATGAAGCATTGACTGAAAAACGTACTAGAAATCAGGGCGCTGAAGCTTTTTATATGCCCCACTCAGTACAAGTTGCGGACTTATCTGGAAATAGCGCTACAAAATGGAAGCTAAGTGTACACCAAGATGACATATTCAAAACAAAAGATAGTACACCTCAAAAATTAACGAATACCCGCATTCGTATCTATGGAAATACACTAACAAGTACTGCTTATGCAGCAAGTGATCTGACAGATAAAGTTGCAGGAGTAGCAATGGATACAACAGACGAATTTGGTTCATTCTCAACGATTCCTGTTGTAGGTGACACTCAGGGTGAATTGGTTGTTTTAGAAAATAAAACAGAAGGATTTACGTTGAATTCCTATACATCTTCTGTATTTGCTGACAGCTACACAGAAGAAAATTACGATTCAGCAAAAACACCTTCTGCTGAACGTTATGAAGGGATCAAACTAAATGTACCAGCGAGTGATCAGTCACAGGCTAAAGCTTATTCAACAAACTTGACCTGGACATTGACAGTAGAACCATAA
- a CDS encoding LPXTG cell wall anchor domain-containing protein: MKKLIWSSMCMLFLFIPFFGTIAQASGKTQADVTFTQGEQPKKPIIDKIINSDDKGILPHTGEQLSLYLLVIGICLLSCIIYLKMKNTRKKEQE; encoded by the coding sequence ATGAAAAAATTGATTTGGTCTAGTATGTGTATGCTGTTCTTATTTATTCCATTTTTTGGAACGATTGCGCAAGCCTCTGGAAAGACACAAGCTGACGTTACTTTTACACAAGGAGAACAGCCTAAAAAACCGATCATTGATAAAATCATCAATTCGGATGACAAAGGAATACTGCCACACACTGGAGAACAACTAAGTTTATATTTATTAGTCATTGGGATTTGTCTTTTAAGTTGTATTATCTACTTAAAAATGAAAAACACACGAAAGAAGGAACAAGAATGA
- a CDS encoding response regulator transcription factor, with the protein MKVGILDTEKIISREFITGPTSTHLLEGKEIVEEKDLKGIDALLICKNQQFGIREICEWVIKIKTHESVPIWVATTEKQLGEKSIYLQLGVCGIFEKDYTVEEIDLSIGNSLQAMKQNKNTQDETYSGKSFILDPLRLSLSIGKNNVPLTRLEYCLLEVLYENKGEVCTYKMLAEALLGKEMLADFDLAQSRIANIVCKVRAKIAQTNRGKQDLIKTIRSRGYMLTLSA; encoded by the coding sequence ATGAAGGTAGGAATATTGGATACTGAAAAAATAATCAGTAGAGAATTTATTACTGGTCCAACCTCTACACACCTCCTTGAAGGAAAAGAGATAGTAGAGGAAAAAGATTTGAAAGGGATCGATGCATTACTGATCTGTAAAAATCAACAGTTTGGCATCCGTGAAATCTGTGAATGGGTCATTAAAATCAAAACACATGAGAGTGTACCTATTTGGGTAGCGACTACCGAAAAACAATTAGGGGAGAAAAGCATCTATTTACAGCTAGGTGTCTGCGGCATATTTGAAAAAGATTATACAGTTGAAGAAATCGATCTGTCGATCGGTAATAGTTTACAGGCAATGAAGCAAAATAAAAATACGCAAGATGAAACATACTCAGGAAAGTCCTTTATATTAGACCCTTTAAGACTGAGCTTATCTATTGGGAAAAATAACGTCCCTTTAACTAGACTGGAATATTGTTTATTAGAGGTTCTTTATGAAAACAAAGGAGAAGTTTGTACATATAAAATGCTTGCGGAAGCTTTGTTAGGCAAAGAAATGCTTGCTGATTTTGATTTGGCGCAGAGCAGGATAGCCAATATCGTGTGTAAAGTCCGAGCAAAAATTGCTCAGACGAATCGAGGAAAACAGGATTTGATCAAAACGATTCGATCAAGAGGGTATATGTTGACTCTATCCGCATAA
- a CDS encoding MucBP domain-containing protein, whose amino-acid sequence MNTFKRAILPSALCLSLYLLNNSATEVIAVDSAIENREQATDNSPKADSLLQTITQSAPLTQELIPDPSLKEFILATLGKPAGSTLTQQELATLVSLYIPADISAQINSLSGLEYAVNLADFFLGSSNVVDFSPLEQLSSLKFVDLSGKNLTSANFPDLKKSSGIIRISASSAQLTNEVFPKLTQFAQLERLYLDSNMGITTIEPLKVLPKLRSISIQFCGVTDFTVINDFPALNDLAAFGQNIGRMDPVMTLTRSELVYTPEEETIFIPFSLMPSRLKNFDGYLPPFSLSTSASEMILKLNDIQLPSNRLQVTENGITVLNVQKDEYNNLATMYYNARINNPVGSYATPANFNFYSISSGTYLQTFSIIDDPILRGLVTINFHDQKGAELADPVVLSGNVGEPFTAQPKELTDWILFSSPETTEGTFTQAAQEMTFVYEKASGADVTVLYTDEDEQPIAPSETLSGKIGASYQTQSKQIDHYQLIQQIGPTEGTFTKQAQTIRYIYKKNELPNMPDSNNADVPTAADPTQTSIANELIDLITSPVVVSGSTSPHIENTNERTVDSQNLSSLPDTLASFREPKSVPSKKSERKTNKSRDGVGSVTVKFVDENGNEIAKPNTLTGKIGETYKVTAKKIHHSK is encoded by the coding sequence TTGAATACTTTTAAACGTGCAATTTTGCCTTCAGCATTATGCTTAAGTCTCTACCTTTTAAACAATAGTGCTACTGAAGTCATTGCAGTTGATTCAGCTATTGAAAATAGAGAACAAGCAACTGATAACTCTCCTAAAGCAGATAGCTTATTACAAACGATCACTCAGTCTGCTCCTTTGACACAAGAGCTTATTCCAGATCCGTCTTTAAAAGAATTCATTCTAGCCACGTTGGGCAAGCCTGCCGGAAGTACGTTGACACAGCAGGAATTAGCGACTTTGGTCTCTTTATACATTCCTGCAGATATCTCAGCTCAAATCAATAGCTTGTCAGGGTTAGAGTATGCAGTGAATTTAGCAGACTTCTTCTTAGGATCAAGTAATGTCGTAGATTTTAGTCCGTTAGAGCAGCTATCTTCGCTTAAGTTCGTTGATTTAAGTGGTAAAAACCTGACTTCTGCTAATTTTCCAGACCTAAAAAAAAGCAGCGGCATCATTCGCATATCTGCAAGTTCTGCTCAACTGACCAATGAGGTTTTCCCTAAGTTGACACAGTTCGCACAATTGGAACGCCTTTATCTAGATTCAAATATGGGGATCACGACGATCGAACCGTTAAAAGTCTTACCTAAATTACGATCGATCTCTATTCAATTTTGCGGTGTGACAGATTTTACCGTCATCAATGATTTTCCTGCATTAAATGATTTGGCAGCTTTTGGTCAAAATATCGGAAGAATGGATCCCGTTATGACTCTTACACGTTCAGAACTGGTTTATACACCTGAAGAGGAAACTATTTTTATTCCCTTTTCTTTGATGCCAAGCCGCCTAAAAAATTTTGATGGGTATTTACCGCCATTTTCACTTTCAACTTCCGCTAGTGAAATGATCCTTAAATTGAACGATATCCAACTACCTTCAAATCGCCTACAGGTTACAGAAAATGGCATTACTGTTTTAAATGTTCAAAAAGATGAGTACAACAATCTAGCGACCATGTACTATAATGCCCGGATCAACAATCCCGTTGGAAGCTATGCTACACCGGCGAACTTTAATTTTTATTCGATTTCTTCTGGGACCTATCTACAGACCTTTTCGATCATTGACGATCCAATTCTTAGAGGCTTGGTCACGATCAATTTTCATGACCAAAAAGGGGCGGAACTTGCTGATCCGGTCGTTTTATCTGGAAACGTCGGTGAACCATTCACTGCACAGCCTAAGGAATTGACTGACTGGATTTTATTTTCGAGCCCAGAAACAACAGAAGGAACATTTACCCAAGCCGCTCAGGAAATGACCTTTGTTTATGAAAAAGCATCTGGTGCAGATGTCACAGTTTTATACACAGATGAAGATGAACAACCCATTGCACCTTCTGAAACCTTAAGTGGAAAAATAGGCGCTTCCTATCAGACGCAGTCTAAGCAAATAGACCATTATCAATTGATACAACAAATTGGACCTACTGAAGGAACATTCACTAAACAAGCTCAAACGATCCGATATATCTATAAAAAAAATGAGTTGCCAAATATGCCAGATAGCAATAACGCCGATGTACCTACTGCTGCAGATCCGACACAAACTTCTATAGCTAATGAATTGATCGATTTGATTACTTCTCCTGTTGTTGTTTCAGGAAGCACTTCTCCTCACATAGAAAATACAAATGAACGGACCGTGGATTCTCAGAATCTCTCTTCCCTACCAGACACTTTAGCAAGTTTTAGAGAGCCAAAATCGGTACCTTCTAAAAAAAGTGAACGTAAAACGAACAAGTCTAGAGACGGTGTAGGTTCTGTAACCGTCAAATTTGTCGATGAGAATGGCAATGAAATAGCTAAACCAAACACTCTGACTGGAAAAATCGGAGAAACCTATAAAGTCACTGCAAAAAAAATACACCATTCAAAATAG